GCCCCACACTCGCCCGACATGCCACGCTCGCCCCTGCTCGCCCCAAGATCGCTCGGCACGCCATCTCTCCCCCTTGCCGAGCGCTTGCACAGCTGCCTGCCCGCTCGCCCACTGCCTGCCACGCGCTCGCCTCTCCTCACGCTCGCCCATCACTTGGAGAATTTTATTGCGAATGACTGTGTGCTGAAGAGCTTGATTTCTGAAGAGCCCTTGCACGCCCTCGCAATCGCCCTCCGCCCACAGTCCTTGGTTTCTGAAGAGCTTTTGGGGGCGTTGCCCCCAAGCCCCCACGACCAGACCGGGCAGGTCAATCTCCGTAATTTTTGCAGCGGCAAACATTGTTCATTAACGACAaacgaaataaatttttctaacaCCATATGCCCTCGTCGCCCCCATCTTCAAGGTCCTCTACTAAACTTTTGAAGGAAAATAATTTCCACTTCCCCGTGCCCTTGACTCCTCTGCTAAAATAgtccttagcaggaaaaataaaaacttcaacctcctcaccctctaactcctctgctaagccgggcaggaaaaatcaaactctcaccttatcatctcataACTCTTCTGCTAAGACggaccttagcaggaaaataaaaattctccacCCTCACACTCTAACTCATCTGCTAGGCGACAcccatagcaggaaaataaaatatttctccTCTCCACCTCTGTTTTTCTGTTAGGCGGTGCCTTAGcaagaaattttaatttttctcctCCCCACCtttactcctctgctaggcgatgccttagcaggaaaataaaattttgtcctCCCCAACtctactcctctactaggcgatgcatTAGCAGGATAATAAATCTTTTCTCTTCCCCACCTTTGCTCCTCTGTTAGGCAATGctttagtaggaaaataaaactcTCACCTCATAATCTcgtaactcctctgctaagccgggtctTAGCAGGCAAAATCAAACTCTCACCTCAGCATCTCATAACTCATCTGCTAAGCCggaccttagcaggaaaaataaaaattcttcactctcaccctctaactcctctgttaGGCGACGTCATAGCATGAAAATAACATTCTTCTCCtcccaaactctgctcctcGGCTatgcgatgccttagcaggaaataacatttttctcctcccaaactctgctcctctgctaggcgatgccttagcaggaaaataaaatttcaacacctccaccctctaactcctctgctaggtgataccttagtaggaaaataaaattcaacacctccacccccTAACTTctctgctaggtgatgcctTATCATGAAAGTAAAAATTCTCTACCTTCACCCTCTAAATCCTCTACTAGGCGACGCCATAGCAGGAAcataaaattcaacacctccaccctctaactcctctgctaggtgataccttagcaggaaaataaaaaattttctcaTCGCCGACTCTGCTCCtatgctaggcgatgccttagcaagaaaaataaaatttaattctccccctccactctgctcctctgctaggcgatgccttagcagcaaaataaaattcttctccttccactctgctcctctgctaggcgacgccttagcagaaaaatttaatttttctccggccaaactctgctcctctgctaggcgatgccttagcaggaaaaataaaatttaattctccCCCTCCACtctactcctctgctaggcgatgccttagcaggaaaataaaattattctcctccactctgatcctgtgctaggcgatgccttaacaggaaaaataaaatttaattctccccctccactctgctcctctgctaggcgatgccttagcaggaaaaaaaaTTCTTCTCCTCCGCTCTgttcctctgctaggcgatgccttagcaggaaaatttaattcatTTCATCCTCACAATACAATAACATCCACGAACTTAATATAAGAACTTGGCTTTATTAAATTTCAACTGATAACATAAGACAAATTCAGAAACGAAATACAGCAAAATTCAAGTCAAGATTAATATTCTCTAAGGTGGCAAGAGTTCCTGAGCCTCTTTAGACCTTTGCCCGGCGCATTCTCCAACTTTCATCTCTGCTCCTCGTGTATTTCCACAGGACAAAGTTACCCACTTCTTCCTTTCCTAATCATGTTAAGCTCCACACGCGCTTTTTTTCTCCTTCTCCCTCACTACCCCTTCAAAACAACGACGCGCGACTTTTTGGTCCCCGCAAAAGACTCCAACTCCTTTTCCCACAGGAAACTTAAGCTTCTGATGATAAGTGGAAGCTACGGCTCTGAAATCCTTCAGGGTTGGCCATCTTAGAATTCTATTATTCGCTGAAAGGGTATCCACCACGGTGAACGCTATCATTTTTGTTACCCGCTGAGTATCAGTCCCCAAGGATAGAGGAAGCACAATCTGACCCAAAGGCGGGATGGCATGTCCTGCAAACCCATACAGCGGGGTGGAGACCGGCTCAAACTCAAATCCTTCCACCTTCATTTGATCCAACTTGCTCTTGAACAAGACGTTCACGgagcttccattatcaataaatatCCTTGCCACATCATAAATGGAAACGGTGGCCGTCaccaccaaggcatcgttatgTGGAGTCACAACGCCTCGGAGGTCTTCCACCCCAAAGCTAATGACGGGGTCTTTTGGTAAGTCCGCACCCCTAGATATCTCAAAGTTCTCCAACCTTCTCCAATGCGCTTTCCGAGCTCGCCCAGAGTCTCCATCAGTAGAACCACCCaagatcatatgaatcattcctctcgtAGGGTGGTTATCCTAATTCGTTCCCCTCCTCGGTTCGACGGGCTCCTGAAGGACATTTTACCTCGACCTTCACCTCTCTGCTCCCCAACCCCCTGATTTATCCATGGAGGGCCTTGACCACGTCTAGGGGACGGGCGAGACCTCGGTCGACTCCCGAATGCGGATTATTTTCGTCTGTCCCGCGAAGACAATCTAGCAGTGCACTCAACCCTTCGTGACTTCTCCCACCTCCCCACGGGCTCCCTCACCTCCATCACCTCGTCACGACTCCTATCCAGGGGAACATGTGATGAGAATTGTCCTCTACTTATAGTTCTGTCCTCCATTCTTTCCCCACCCCTCTTCCTTCCTCCTTTCTCCGCTCCCTCAACTCTACTTTCTCTCGGCCAGTTCTCCATCCTTCTGTACCGTTGGGCATCTTCCAAGTTTACATATTTCTCAACTCGAGCCAACAGATCATCATAGCTCGACGGAGGCTTCTTGACCAGCGACTTGAAAAACTTCCCTCCCATCAGTCCTTGTGTGAAGGCACTTATCATGATATCAGGGATAGCTGCTGGCACTTCCAGCGCTGCACTGTTGAAACTCTGGACAAATTCTCACAAAGTTTCATTCTCTTGCTGTTTCATCACGAACAGGCCCAAATAATTTTTTGGTGCCTCTTGCTGCTAGAAAATCGGTGCAAGAAGGCAGCTGAGAAGTCCTCAAAAGAACGTATAGAGTTGGGCTGCAAGGTGTTAAACCATTGCTAGGCTGACCTCAACAACGTGCCCAGAAACACCCTGCACCTGAATCCATCCGAATATTGGTGCAACAGAGTCGCATTCTCAAATCTTCCCAAGTGTTCATTAGGGTCAGTATGTCCGTCATATTCTCCCACGTTTGACTGTCGGAAATTTGGAGGAAGTCCTTATTCCAAGTTGGCCAATGAAAAAGGACTTCCTCTCTTGGGTACTAGGGCTCGGCTTCCTACCTGCTGCCTCAACATGCGTATCTCCTTCCACATCTCTCCTATCTCACTAACTTCCCCACTTTGGAGAGGATGCGTCTCTTCAACCCGGCTCTGGTGGCCCTCCACATTCTCCTCTTGCTCCTGGCGAACGGCCTGCTCTTCTGCAAATGCAGATTTTTGATTCCTCTTCATGGCCTCATCCACAGTTCGGGTGATAAATTGGCCCGGCTGTTCCAGTGTCAAGTTCCCCACGTTCTCATTGGGACGGGTTTGATCGACCCTCGTCTCGGGAATGGGCTGCTCGATTCTTGTCTCTTGACGAGGTTTTTCCTGTCTCGTCTCAATATGCGGTTGTTCCTGTATTGTTTCAGCATGAGATGGTTCGAGTCCCCTTCAAGGACGCGATGATGATGAGTTAGCTCTTCCACTCCCTCTCTTCCCTACCATATCTATGTCTCAAATCAAattttcccacagacggcgccacgTGATACTCActggaaatttagggtccgattccagcaagtgtcaatagtccagacgcaggttttgcaattaccctgagcctgaaatcacaaataaggtCGTTAGGaaggggccaggagggtgtcttggcgtatatggggggagcagctaagggagatgctgaaaacaatatattgaATCCATAATCATATGTTCAaatctggtatttataggagaatacatggGCTTGTCATGGGCCATTCACCTGTGGGCCTTAGATATGGGCCGGATCTTGATGGGTTCATCCCTAGGGTATCAGGATAATATCAGTTTATatgacactttacagaggtttaatatgtTCTTTACTTTACCTAACTggtagtcgtcctgatattgtatttgttgtctgcatgtgtgctagatttcaagcaaatcctaaataATCGCATTTTTAGCTGCCAAACGTATATTGAAATATCTTACAGACACACAAAATGTGGGCTTATGGTATGCTAgggactcatctttcaatttatttggttattcagatgcagattatgcaatATGTAAACTAGATAGAAAAAGCACCAGTTGATCATGTCATTTTTTTAGAGAAAGACTGATTTCCtagttcagcaagaagcaaacatccatagcaactttcacaactgaagcagaatttCTAGCTTCCGGAAGCTGCTCTTCCCAACTGCTTTGGATTCAGccacaactgaaagattatggagtcgttgcataagaatcaccaatattttgtgacaacactAGCAAAATTGTGATTACATACAATCTAGTTCTTCACTCTAAGACAAAGCATATCGATGTCAGACATAATTTCAGcagagatcatgctctcaaGAAGGAGATCATACTGGAATACATGTCAattgaacaacaagcagcagacatatTCACCAAGCCACTACCCgtactaagttttcttatttccaaAATATTCTTGATTTACCTTAGTCATTTACACTTTTATGTTGATTCATTGCCAATATTAAGTGCAGGAAATAATAAAGCATTAAAGAAAAAACAGCAtgaacaaaataaatttttattgatatAGTTGAACTTGTACAACAGAGATTTCCCTATCTACTGCCTCTCTCCAGTTGGTCAACCAAGTGGTTAACCCACCAGTAATGGTTTTCAGGAAGTCCTCTGAGAAGGCGATTCTTCTCAAATCCTTCTTCTCCTTAAGAAGCATCAGCAGATTGACACTTCATCCTTGAATATGTCAGTAATATGAGCAACTTGTTTCCTCGTGGCAACAAGTATCAGAGACGCTGCTGATACTTGTTTTCTGTTGCCACTCGTTTCCTCGTGGCAACAAGCCCTTCCTCACGGAAGGACTGCAGTTCCTGGATTTTGCTCCAGGTAGACAGCGTCTTTTCCAAAACATTGTCCTCCATCTTTAGCTTTCTCGCAGCCACTATGGACTGCTTGAACTCTTCTTCCATGTCTGGTTGATGAGAACTTCTTGCCTTATCCATCTGTTACTGCTTTGGTAGTATATTATGTGTTGACGTGTTCAAGTGATTTTGTGACTAAGTAGTTTGTTCTTATTTATAGACTCAGAACCACATGAAGAGTCACAATCGTTACTTTTGATAAGAGGACATGAAAAGATCTTTGTCTGCTATTGATGATTCATTCTCCGAGGATGAGATTTTTCTTCACCTTATTTATTGCATATATTTAGGGGAAACGTTGAATTATAATTGGTTAACTAATAAGACATTTATCAGTTGGTCTTAAACTGAATTGATTTTGTTCACAACTGAGCATTCAGTTCTTGACCTAACTGATCTTATCATATATGTTAACTGATTATCAATTCAGGTTGAGATTCcacaataaatttgtgaatttcaAAATTACTTCATTAATCATGCTATCCattgaatattaattttaaatttgtttacaGGTAATTCAATCGACTCAATTTCCATATTTACATATGAAGTACACGCCATATATTCAAATTAATCTCGGACTGCCACGTGTCcaaaatttgaatagtcacatatataaatatttgtCCTGTCCTCATTTAGCTCACTTTACTCTATGCTAAACTGTTAAGCACTCAAACACTCGAAGCGTTTTTTTTGTGCATAAAATCTAAGCTAATGGCAAGCCAAACCCTAGACTTCATTCTCAACGCTATGACAATCGACTTCGATTCCATTCTATCAGTCTCAGACGAAGATGTTAGGAGCAGTATTTCTTAAGCTTGAAGATTTTGGTTTGAAAATTTCTTGGGAATCCCAACCCAAGTCATTTATCCTAAGGAAATTCTAGAAGTTTATGCCAACAACAAGATTTCTGATGATAAGATTATTTTGACCATTAATAATCAAGTACTGATTGTAGACGAAGAATTATTCAGCAATCTCTTCCAACTCCCAACTAAAGGTTTGTCTAACTTCTCTGAGATCGAACTAgctgatattgaagaaatgcaaaccaTATTGTTTGCTGATGGgaagaaaatcaaagtttcggATCCCAAGAAAGAATTGAAGCTAGAGATCCAActgttggctgatattattgCAAAGGGTGTCCTCGCCAAGGTAGGTTCATTCGCTACCCTCACTCTTgaaaaatttcaaatcatgactGCGATCATGAAAGGCACATGATTGAACTGGTCAACCATTATTTTCAATATCCTGAAGAACATGGTTCAATCTTCCAAGCAGCCGAATGGTTTCGCTCTGTAACTCAGTTATTTGCTAAAAAGCTCTGGTGTCATTGATGACTCAGCCGAAAAGTCATCCAAGTTCAAATTGTTCAACACAAAGAACGTTCAGCCACCGAAAACCAAGTTGGACATCTCGCCTAAAAAATTTGTCAAGAGCAAACAAGAGATTGGGATGATGGCAGCTTCCAAATCTGTAAAGAAAGCCAGAACCAAGGACACGGTTAAGAAACTGACAATCAAAAGAAAACTGATTGTCAGTGAAAGTGATTCGTAGAAGACTCCATCTCCGAAGATTTTGAAGAAGCCACGGTCTCAGAAGACCAAATAAACTGCTTCTGGAGTTATTCCAGCTGATAGACCGTTGCTTACTGGAGCTGAGGTACTCATAACTGGTATACCAATTCGATTAGTTACAATTGCACCATCAGCTGAAGAAACCAGTTGATCATCCATTGAAGCTTATCACCGAATATGGTGacaaattgaagattgttggaCATCGCGCACCTCCTATCACTGTCACCAGAACAACTGTTCTACCAATTTCTCGACCGAAAGGTGTGATAATTAGAGAAAAGGTAGACTCAACTGCCATGGGGCTGGCCATTTCTCACGCTCTAACTGACCCAAAAGGCAAGAGCAAAATGATTGAAGAGCCCGAGCCAACCAAAACAATTCAGACTCATGTCGATCTCATTTGGAGTGAGATAAATGAGTTTGTTGATTCtaagatggaagattttgatgaatgGGTCAAGTTTCTCACTGTAGTGTATGCCAGACgattgaagaagaaatcagtTTTATGGAAATTCATTGTCCTGGAAACAATGGTTTTGAAGACAGTCAAGGCCGTCACTATTTCTCAAGCAATATAAATGAGGACTTATTTCTTTGATCTGATGCGCTTGAAGAAGCTGATTGAAGTAACAGCTCAACTGAAACTGAACTACAATCTAATCAGTCCGACTGCGTATAATGACCGAGCTTTCTTCCAGCAGCTGGACTCAGATCTAATATATTTGCAAATGAAGATCAAAGtctgggaaatggatcaacGATTATACATACTAGTTGATTCCGAAAATCCAACATCAGCAGAGCAAGCTCAGCCAACTGGAGTTCAGTCAGAATCTATTCATGAGCTGATTCAACCATCTTTACTCTCTGCACCTTCATCATCTCCACCAGTTGGACAACCTCTATACATGGATGATGAGTTTTCATTGGCCAACATTGGCGAAGTCATCTAATCAGTTGCCACTGGCATCCAGCTGAACTTCGAACTAGGTGAGAGAGATGTATGCCAAAGCTCAACAGAACAATTAGCCTTGGAGTCTATGTGGAAAGAAATTGAATATGAAGCTCATTCAATTGTTTGACtgaacaaaaacaacaaattgATATGGCCCAGTTGCAATCTAAACCAATAGCTGATTTGCTAGTGACCAATGATGTGCCATCCAACTTAACTGCTGCTCAGCCTACTACCTCAGTTCCAGATGCTCAGATGGAAGCAGTTGAAGAAGTCATTACATAATTGGAACAATAAACTGAGACTGACTTACAACATCTAGCCATGGTGCTTTTCAGTTGAAAGGACAAGGGAAAAGCACATGCCACATCTGAAATCTTGTCTCCTGAAATGCCTATAGCTACTGGTATCATGATTGAAGAAATTCAGTCCAGTTTGCACAACCTAATCTCAACTGTAGGGGTGGGCACGGGTCGGGTTTTTCGGGTTTCGGGTAGTTCGGGTCGGGTACCCGATTTTTTCGGGTAGTATTTTCATTACCCGAACCCGACCCGATTCTAGTCACTACCCGATTTTTCGGGTACCCGAAAAAGTCGGGTTCGGGTAGGGGTCGGGttcgggtttttttttttttgaagaaataACATTTTATCTTTTTGTGTCTACAAATTAATATATGACGAGAAAATAAGCTTGTGAAAATAATATTGTCTCGTGAATGTCTACAAAAGTTAAACACAAATATTTATCTCAAAACATAGAATGAGTATTATGATTaacaaatctttaaatcgagcATAAACAAATATTTATCTCAAAACATAGAATGAGTATTATAATTAACAAGTCTAATCTTGAAAATTCAACTTAGATCTTCACCAAAAAAATCAGAGTCAACTTCTTGTTTGACTTGCAAAATATCTTCTGGAATATTTCATCACCTACATAAAAAGATGTAAatttattaacaaaaaaatgaacatcataaaacaaaaaataaagtgtaccaataattcatgttttcatcaatgCAGGAAACAAACCTGAGAAAACTAAAATGCAAGAAAATAATGAAGAATAATCAAATAACCTGAGAAAATTAAAATGCAATAAAGTGTACCAATAATTCAAGAATAATCAAACATCAATAATAGATGTATCAACACCCAATTTTGTCAACTCTGCAAAATaaacaaagaaaataaaatgttaGTACTTAGTACTTCGAAATGTTGAGATATATctaaagtaaataaaataaaattaaaatacctTTGTCAATCATTTCGACATCACACAAATCTTCCTCCATATTAATTGGTTTGGTATCACATCGAAACCAGTCTTGAGCACAAATGAGAGATGGAACTATCTTGGGCGATAAAGGACTTCTAAATGCATCAAGTACACGCCCTCCGGTGCTAAATGCAGCTTCTGAAGCAACTGTGGAAATTGGAACTGCCAATATATCTCGAGCCATCTGAGAAAGAATGGGAAACCTAGGACTATTATCTTTCCACCATTGCAATATATTAaagttctttctttcctccTCAACATCTTCAGTCAAATATTTCTCCAACTCAGACTTTAATACTTCACCTTTTCCTCCA
This Primulina eburnea isolate SZY01 chromosome 2, ASM2296580v1, whole genome shotgun sequence DNA region includes the following protein-coding sequences:
- the LOC140824114 gene encoding uncharacterized protein, encoding MIHMILGGSTDGDSGRARKAHWRRLENFEISRGADLPKDPVISFGVEDLRGVVTPHNDALVVTATVSIYDVARIFIDNGSSVNVLFKSKLDQMKVEGFEFEPVSTPLYGFAGHAIPPLGQIVLPLSLGTDTQRVTKMIAFTVVDTLSANNRILRWPTLKDFRAVASTYHQKLKFPVGKGVGVFCGDQKVARRCFEGVVREKEKKSACGA